The following coding sequences are from one Cenarchaeum symbiosum A window:
- a CDS encoding cobalamin biosynthesis protein (COG1270), translating into MIEPLLALAIAISLDMAAGDPRSALHPTAWTGRLIGRIIPYGKTGSAASEKIWGALFVTGVTALVVLCIAGFYMGVGLLAALPAAVLSVAAGAVLLKSTIAIRGMERHALDVLRPLEEGNIGAARERLSMIVKRDTSNLDRRRILSGVLESVSENTVDGVTGPLFYFGIFGLFGAFVYRTVNTFDSMIGYRSGMFRNLGWFAAYSDRILNYLPARLTALVMVIASFLLRNDWRGSYRAILRDSSRTESPNAGYPMAALAGALGTALEKPGHYTIGDGAEPDISHVRSSISIMKATCLLFCALVTAPMVAVLSYIGWWIHV; encoded by the coding sequence ATGATCGAGCCGCTGCTCGCCCTTGCAATAGCAATATCCCTGGATATGGCGGCAGGCGACCCGAGGAGCGCCCTGCATCCTACCGCATGGACGGGGCGCCTCATCGGAAGAATCATCCCGTACGGGAAGACTGGCTCGGCCGCCTCCGAGAAAATATGGGGGGCGCTATTTGTCACGGGGGTCACGGCCCTGGTGGTATTGTGCATAGCCGGGTTTTACATGGGCGTGGGCCTGCTGGCGGCACTCCCCGCCGCGGTATTATCTGTAGCCGCCGGCGCCGTCCTCCTCAAGAGTACAATAGCAATCCGGGGCATGGAACGGCACGCGCTCGATGTGCTGCGCCCGCTTGAAGAGGGCAATATAGGTGCAGCAAGGGAGCGCCTCTCCATGATAGTAAAGCGCGATACCTCGAACCTTGACAGGAGGCGTATTCTCTCGGGTGTTCTAGAGAGCGTCTCGGAGAATACAGTAGACGGCGTGACGGGGCCGCTGTTCTATTTTGGAATATTCGGGCTCTTTGGCGCCTTTGTATACAGGACGGTCAATACCTTTGATTCCATGATAGGATACAGGAGCGGCATGTTCAGGAACCTTGGGTGGTTTGCGGCCTATTCGGATAGAATACTCAACTACCTGCCTGCAAGGCTTACAGCACTGGTCATGGTGATAGCATCGTTCCTATTGCGGAATGACTGGAGGGGCTCGTACAGGGCGATACTCCGGGACAGCTCCAGGACAGAGAGCCCCAACGCTGGATACCCGATGGCGGCTCTGGCAGGCGCCCTCGGCACCGCGCTCGAAAAGCCCGGCCACTATACGATAGGGGATGGCGCAGAGCCCGACATATCCCATGTAAGGTCGTCCATATCGATAATGAAGGCCACCTGCCTGCTGTTCTGTGCACTTGTTACAGCGCCAATGGTGGCCGTCCTCTCGTACATCGGGTGGTGGATTCATGTTTAA
- a CDS encoding cobalamin-5-phosphate synthase (COG0368) — protein sequence MIARNMHLFPLAGMAIGLIAGGIGLGLSEAGADPLVVALLVVAVIAVITGIHHTDGLADFADGMMAGGDKERKISAMRDSSVGSAGVTAVVLYIVGMVVALSLAGGTELLKAVLFAEVAAKLSMVLMAWRGRTAAPGSGSPFVSAMKGGRRAAFAVIISAIPLVILGGWAGLAVLSTGVISSVILVSLSSRSFGGITGDVMGAANELTRLASVLVFVSI from the coding sequence GTGATAGCACGGAACATGCATCTTTTCCCGCTGGCCGGCATGGCGATAGGGCTGATCGCAGGCGGCATAGGCCTTGGGCTATCGGAGGCTGGCGCCGACCCGCTGGTGGTCGCTTTGCTGGTGGTAGCCGTAATAGCCGTGATCACGGGGATACACCATACCGACGGCCTTGCGGACTTTGCCGACGGCATGATGGCAGGCGGGGACAAGGAGCGCAAGATATCTGCCATGCGGGATTCGTCGGTGGGCTCTGCCGGCGTGACGGCGGTGGTCCTGTATATCGTGGGAATGGTGGTGGCACTCTCGCTTGCCGGCGGCACCGAGCTGCTCAAGGCGGTGCTATTCGCCGAGGTGGCGGCAAAGCTGTCCATGGTGTTGATGGCGTGGAGGGGCCGCACGGCTGCCCCCGGTTCTGGCTCGCCGTTTGTATCGGCCATGAAAGGCGGAAGAAGGGCCGCATTTGCTGTAATAATATCCGCGATACCGCTTGTCATTCTGGGGGGCTGGGCCGGCCTGGCCGTGCTGTCGACCGGCGTTATATCGTCTGTCATCTTGGTATCCCTGTCGTCGAGAAGCTTTGGGGGTATAACCGGCGATGTAATGGGTGCTGCAAACGAGCTGACCCGGCTTGCTTCTGTCCTGGTCTTTGTATCGATATGA
- a CDS encoding 4-diphosphocytidyl-2C-methyl-D-erythritol synthase (COG2266), which produces MGMIMAGGRGTRMGHTEKLLLGGTPMVLRVLDALKQSGCFGGIAAAISPNAPDTALLLEERGVRVIETGGSGYPQDLNRALSDLEGTVMAVPGDLPLLDAQVIRVLVDRCRQGDSWTSFVVSEGFLCTMGLRGGYYTEYNGKRCAYTGVSVVDAGKAGPLQEIGERLEMVNDPRIAFNVNTVQEYRIYESMRSGTRTF; this is translated from the coding sequence ATGGGAATGATAATGGCCGGGGGCCGCGGAACCCGGATGGGCCATACAGAGAAGCTTCTCCTGGGCGGCACCCCCATGGTCCTCCGCGTGCTGGATGCTCTAAAACAGTCGGGCTGCTTTGGTGGGATAGCAGCAGCTATCAGCCCCAACGCGCCAGATACGGCGCTGCTCTTGGAGGAGAGAGGAGTGCGCGTTATAGAGACCGGCGGCAGCGGCTATCCGCAAGACCTCAACAGGGCCCTGTCAGATCTTGAGGGGACGGTGATGGCCGTACCCGGGGACCTGCCACTTTTGGACGCGCAGGTAATACGCGTGTTAGTTGATAGGTGCCGGCAGGGCGACTCCTGGACGAGCTTTGTCGTATCGGAGGGATTTCTTTGCACAATGGGCCTGCGGGGCGGCTATTATACAGAGTACAACGGGAAGAGGTGCGCGTACACGGGCGTATCCGTTGTAGACGCGGGAAAAGCGGGGCCCTTGCAGGAGATAGGCGAGCGCCTCGAGATGGTAAACGATCCAAGGATTGCATTCAATGTGAATACGGTACAAGAGTACCGCATATACGAATCTATGCGGTCAGGAACTCGAACTTTTTGA
- a CDS encoding ribosomal protein L44E (COG1631), which produces MRYPKQIRRYCPKCKKHTTQKVSIYKAGKRRASAIGERRHAEDKKGYGGQKFPKLAKPAKVTKKVTRLLTCPDCKKKFNTYGLRVKKFEFLTA; this is translated from the coding sequence ATGAGGTATCCCAAGCAGATAAGGAGGTACTGTCCCAAGTGCAAAAAGCACACGACGCAAAAGGTCTCCATATACAAGGCCGGCAAGCGCAGGGCCTCTGCCATAGGGGAGAGGCGCCACGCAGAGGACAAAAAGGGATACGGGGGCCAGAAATTCCCCAAGCTCGCAAAGCCCGCCAAGGTGACAAAAAAGGTGACGCGGCTTCTCACATGCCCCGACTGCAAGAAAAAGTTCAACACCTATGGGCTGCGCGTCAAAAAGTTCGAGTTCCTGACCGCATAG
- a CDS encoding adenine deaminase (COG1001), which translates to MRPLSRSISRLAAVAMGDRKADLIIQNCSLVSVYTGEVIEGTEIAVSGDRIAYVGPDASHARGAGTVIHNAQGRYAAPGFADPHIHVDQFVTPAELAAQSVLHGTTSLFSDPIDMVGVAGYRGFRTLMNMSKDLPARFFHVVPGGLPVDGRFSHSNTLSPEEERSAIGLPDVLGMGEVFSWTKVTSRDPGTMRSIGTMLDGGCIINGHTAGASGKKLSAYVSAGILSCHEPVNAEQAEERLRLGMWVMMREGSIRRDLAEILPPMLKKEAGLDRLMFCTDGIDPVDMGEKGHIDHCVREAVRLGADPVRAIAMASRNCFDYYNMARDLGGISPGRIADIQMLYDLESFRPEDVFVGGNRMVSGGKLVSRQHPVKAPSWTRRTIRLGRLTAADFAVHSRKKTEQVNTITMKTEIITEQGSAELSVKEGNVEPSRDSDVWKVAAFDRLSGNGGRTVGFLENFGADIGALASSWSFHENDLVVLGSSEIEMAKAANAVMDKGGGIAVVQKGRVSAMLPLQICGIISSDPFGKVSEGLSKLTSVMTDAGCTFQRPHLVPVFLPFLALPSVRILYSGMVDVRRRSYIPVIAGARTASQRPKTLRNIKKGPKSVR; encoded by the coding sequence ATGAGGCCGCTCTCCAGGTCCATATCGCGCCTGGCTGCGGTGGCCATGGGGGACCGCAAGGCCGACCTGATCATCCAGAACTGCTCGCTTGTATCCGTGTATACGGGGGAGGTGATCGAGGGAACAGAGATCGCCGTATCAGGCGACCGTATCGCGTACGTGGGGCCGGATGCGTCGCATGCGCGGGGTGCAGGGACTGTTATCCATAACGCACAGGGCAGGTACGCGGCACCCGGCTTTGCCGACCCGCACATACATGTCGACCAGTTCGTCACACCTGCCGAGCTTGCCGCACAGTCGGTCCTGCATGGGACCACCTCGCTGTTCTCGGACCCGATAGACATGGTGGGGGTCGCCGGATACAGGGGCTTTAGAACCCTGATGAATATGTCAAAGGATCTGCCGGCGCGATTCTTCCACGTGGTGCCCGGGGGCCTTCCCGTCGATGGCAGGTTCAGCCACAGCAATACGCTGAGCCCCGAAGAGGAGAGATCGGCGATAGGCCTTCCAGATGTTCTCGGCATGGGGGAGGTATTCTCGTGGACAAAGGTCACATCAAGGGATCCCGGCACAATGAGGTCGATAGGTACGATGCTTGATGGCGGCTGCATAATCAACGGGCATACCGCGGGCGCATCGGGAAAAAAGCTGAGCGCGTATGTATCCGCGGGGATACTGTCGTGCCACGAGCCCGTAAATGCAGAACAGGCAGAAGAGAGGCTGCGCCTCGGCATGTGGGTGATGATGCGGGAGGGCTCGATACGGAGGGACCTGGCAGAGATACTTCCCCCGATGCTGAAGAAGGAGGCGGGCCTCGACAGGCTGATGTTCTGTACTGACGGGATAGACCCTGTCGACATGGGCGAGAAGGGCCACATTGATCACTGCGTAAGGGAGGCTGTGCGCCTTGGGGCAGACCCCGTAAGGGCAATAGCGATGGCGTCGAGGAATTGTTTTGACTATTATAACATGGCCCGCGACCTTGGGGGGATATCCCCGGGGAGAATAGCGGACATACAGATGCTATACGACCTGGAATCGTTCCGGCCCGAGGATGTATTTGTCGGCGGGAACAGGATGGTCTCCGGGGGGAAGCTGGTATCGCGGCAGCATCCGGTAAAGGCGCCATCCTGGACGCGCAGGACTATACGACTGGGGAGATTAACCGCGGCAGACTTTGCGGTGCATTCGAGAAAAAAGACCGAGCAGGTAAACACCATAACAATGAAGACAGAGATCATAACAGAACAGGGCTCCGCCGAGCTATCCGTAAAAGAGGGCAACGTGGAACCGTCAAGGGATAGTGACGTATGGAAGGTGGCCGCATTTGACCGATTGTCAGGGAACGGCGGCCGCACTGTGGGATTCCTGGAAAACTTTGGGGCAGACATAGGGGCGCTTGCATCCTCCTGGAGCTTTCATGAGAACGACCTTGTCGTACTGGGCTCATCCGAGATAGAGATGGCAAAAGCCGCCAATGCCGTGATGGATAAGGGCGGCGGGATCGCGGTGGTCCAAAAGGGCAGGGTATCGGCCATGCTCCCGCTGCAGATCTGCGGGATAATCTCGTCCGATCCGTTCGGCAAGGTATCCGAGGGGCTCTCCAAGCTGACCTCTGTGATGACGGATGCTGGATGCACATTCCAGAGGCCGCACCTGGTGCCGGTCTTTCTGCCCTTTCTGGCCCTGCCTTCTGTCCGCATCCTGTACAGCGGGATGGTGGACGTCCGCAGGCGCTCCTATATCCCGGTGATCGCCGGGGCCAGAACGGCCTCCCAGAGGCCCAAAACGCTTCGTAATATTAAAAAAGGGCCCAAAAGCGTGCGCTGA
- a CDS encoding chaperonin GroEL (HSP60 family) (COG0459) has translation MASIQQTPQGPVLVLKESALQQKGRDAQQNNIAAAKLVAELVRSSLGPRGLDKMLVDSLGDVTITNDGATILKEVDVQHPAAKMMVEIAKTMDNEVGDGTTSSVVFGGALLSKAEELLKKDVHSSVIVEGYQAAAEKSLQVLDSMVKKIQPDDRDSLLKIATTSMQSKLVSDDSEPLSQMTVDAVMKVAVRKDQGYVVDLDNIKVEKKSGGSIQDTRLIKGIVLDKEVVHSGMPTKIPGARIALLNTALEVEKTEMSSEIRISDPTQMQLFLEEENRMLKAMVEKIRAAGANVLLCQKGIDDIAQHYLAKAGILAVRRVKESDMTKLGKATGGRVSSNIDDLTSGDLGRAEMVQQRKVESDKWVFVEECANPQSVTLLLRGGSQRVVDEVDRSIHDALMVVKDVMENPSIVAGGGAPEAYIASQLKEWADSFDGREQLAIKKYAEALETIPLAIAENAGMDPIDTIATLRAKQSQGGKWTGIDAKKTRIDDMYGLDIIEPSVIKEQIIKSATEVACMILRIDDVIAVSAGGPAG, from the coding sequence ATGGCATCCATCCAGCAGACCCCCCAGGGCCCCGTGCTTGTGCTCAAGGAGAGCGCCCTGCAGCAAAAGGGCAGGGACGCACAGCAGAACAACATAGCGGCGGCCAAGCTGGTCGCGGAGCTGGTCCGGTCAAGCCTGGGCCCGCGCGGCCTGGACAAGATGCTCGTGGACTCGCTTGGGGATGTGACCATAACCAACGACGGGGCGACCATCCTCAAGGAGGTGGACGTCCAGCACCCGGCCGCAAAGATGATGGTCGAGATAGCAAAGACCATGGACAACGAAGTAGGCGACGGGACCACCTCATCGGTGGTATTCGGGGGTGCATTGCTCTCCAAGGCAGAAGAGCTGCTCAAAAAGGACGTCCATTCGTCCGTTATAGTGGAGGGCTATCAGGCTGCGGCAGAAAAGTCGCTCCAAGTGCTGGACAGCATGGTAAAAAAGATACAGCCAGACGACCGCGATTCACTGCTAAAGATAGCGACTACCAGCATGCAGTCAAAACTGGTCTCTGACGACAGCGAGCCGCTCTCCCAGATGACCGTAGACGCCGTAATGAAGGTGGCAGTCAGGAAGGACCAGGGGTATGTCGTAGACCTTGACAACATAAAGGTGGAGAAAAAGTCCGGCGGCTCCATACAGGACACCCGGCTGATAAAGGGAATAGTCCTGGACAAAGAGGTGGTCCATAGCGGCATGCCGACAAAGATACCGGGCGCAAGAATAGCACTACTGAATACCGCTTTAGAAGTTGAAAAGACCGAGATGAGCTCCGAGATAAGGATAAGCGATCCCACCCAGATGCAGCTGTTCCTGGAAGAAGAGAACAGGATGCTAAAGGCAATGGTTGAAAAGATACGCGCCGCAGGCGCAAACGTCCTGCTCTGCCAAAAGGGCATAGACGACATAGCACAGCACTATCTGGCAAAGGCGGGCATACTGGCGGTCCGGCGCGTAAAAGAGAGCGACATGACAAAGTTAGGCAAGGCCACCGGGGGAAGGGTATCCAGCAATATAGACGATTTAACCTCGGGCGACCTTGGAAGGGCCGAGATGGTCCAGCAGAGAAAGGTCGAATCAGACAAGTGGGTCTTTGTAGAGGAATGTGCAAACCCCCAGTCGGTGACACTCTTGCTGCGCGGCGGCTCGCAGAGGGTGGTCGACGAGGTGGACCGCTCGATACACGACGCACTCATGGTGGTAAAGGACGTAATGGAGAACCCGTCGATAGTTGCGGGCGGCGGCGCGCCTGAGGCATACATTGCATCACAGCTCAAAGAATGGGCCGACAGCTTTGACGGCAGGGAGCAGCTTGCGATAAAGAAGTATGCCGAGGCCTTGGAGACCATACCCCTTGCAATAGCAGAAAATGCCGGCATGGACCCGATAGATACGATAGCCACCCTGAGAGCAAAGCAGAGCCAGGGCGGCAAGTGGACTGGAATAGACGCAAAAAAGACAAGAATAGATGACATGTACGGCCTGGATATTATCGAGCCGTCCGTGATAAAAGAGCAGATAATCAAGTCGGCGACCGAGGTCGCATGCATGATACTCCGGATAGACGACGTGATAGCGGTCTCTGCCGGCGGCCCGGCCGGATAA
- a CDS encoding ROK-family glucokinase (COG1940) has protein sequence MNRIGIDLGGTKTEGVLLDEQYNILDRRRVPTSGTYDGVLDGIAGLVEGLDPGESTVGVCTPGSLSPSTGLIRNSNTRYLSGRPLKGDLEGLLGRPITMENDANCFALAEARMGAGRGYGTVFGVIMGTGVGGGLVVDGIIRGGRNGIAGEWGHHILHRDGRECYCGEKGCVEMYISGPALERRWAELTGRSEPLKEIMGGVHGSVKWRHEFMDNFGAGLANVIDILDPDVIVLGGGVSNVPLLYSEGRDAVYKRVFSDIVDTPILRNELGDSSGVIGACLL, from the coding sequence GTGAACCGCATAGGCATAGATTTAGGCGGAACAAAAACAGAAGGTGTTCTCCTTGATGAGCAATACAATATTCTAGACAGGAGGCGCGTACCCACTTCTGGCACCTACGACGGCGTATTAGATGGAATAGCCGGCCTTGTAGAGGGGCTCGACCCGGGAGAGTCAACAGTGGGCGTCTGCACCCCGGGATCATTATCCCCATCCACCGGCCTGATAAGAAACAGCAACACCAGATATCTCTCAGGCAGGCCCCTCAAGGGCGACTTAGAGGGCCTCCTGGGCAGGCCCATTACCATGGAGAATGACGCCAACTGCTTTGCCCTGGCAGAGGCGCGCATGGGCGCGGGCCGGGGATACGGGACCGTCTTTGGCGTGATAATGGGGACCGGCGTGGGGGGCGGCCTGGTGGTAGACGGGATAATACGCGGCGGGCGCAACGGGATAGCCGGCGAGTGGGGCCACCATATACTGCACAGGGATGGAAGGGAATGCTATTGCGGGGAAAAGGGCTGTGTAGAGATGTACATCTCGGGGCCTGCGCTTGAGAGAAGGTGGGCTGAGCTTACCGGCAGGTCCGAGCCCCTAAAGGAGATAATGGGCGGGGTACACGGCTCTGTAAAATGGAGGCACGAGTTCATGGACAACTTTGGCGCCGGCCTCGCAAATGTAATAGACATACTGGATCCAGATGTGATAGTGCTGGGGGGCGGCGTATCAAATGTGCCCCTTCTGTACAGCGAGGGAAGGGACGCAGTATACAAGAGGGTATTCAGCGATATAGTCGATACGCCGATACTCCGGAACGAGCTGGGAGATTCGTCGGGGGTGATAGGCGCGTGTTTGTTGTGA
- a CDS encoding GMP synthase, PP-ATPase domain/subunit (COG0519), producing the protein MDKIAVLDFGSQYSHLICRRIRDFEVHAVLLPHDISADKLRKEAPSGVVLSGGPSSVYKEGAPRPGAGVLEIGLPILGICYGHQVIVDGFGGKVRRANREYGSSLLSVDDDGDLLGGLGGSFRAWMSHGDEAEQVPPGFEIMGHTGGSSAAVIADRSRSIYGIQFHPEVAHTEQGSEILRNFVLKICGAKQEWTMDAFIDDAVDKMSGLEGNILCGVSGGIDSTVTALLIHKAVGDRLKCVFVDNGLLRHNEEAEVERIFKEEFGMRFTALYAAERFLEKLKGITDPEEKRKVVGGEFADVFSEYAEKNGPFRWLAQGTLYPDVVESGATGGPAAVIKSHHNVGGLPDRLGLEILEPLRELYKDEVRKIAARLGVPPGLVSRHPFPGPGLAVRIMGEVTPRKLGIAKAASKIVEEELEAAGLYDTVWQAYAAVGDDRAVGVVGDERRHGSIVTIRVVESLDAMTADWSRLPHGLLEKMSNRITNEIEEVTWVTYAISSKPPATIEPQ; encoded by the coding sequence ATGGACAAGATAGCCGTTCTTGACTTTGGCTCACAGTACAGCCACCTGATATGCAGGCGGATACGCGACTTTGAGGTACACGCTGTTCTGCTCCCCCACGATATATCGGCAGACAAACTGCGAAAGGAGGCGCCAAGCGGGGTGGTCCTGTCAGGCGGCCCGTCAAGCGTATACAAGGAGGGGGCGCCCCGGCCCGGCGCAGGAGTACTGGAGATAGGGCTGCCCATCCTTGGAATCTGCTATGGCCACCAGGTTATCGTCGACGGCTTTGGCGGAAAAGTCAGGCGCGCAAACAGGGAGTACGGCTCGTCGCTTTTGTCGGTGGATGACGACGGGGACCTGCTCGGCGGGCTTGGCGGCTCGTTTCGCGCCTGGATGAGCCATGGAGACGAGGCAGAACAGGTGCCCCCGGGCTTTGAGATAATGGGCCATACCGGAGGATCCAGCGCGGCAGTGATAGCCGACAGGTCAAGGTCCATCTACGGGATACAGTTCCACCCGGAGGTGGCCCATACAGAACAGGGCTCGGAGATACTGCGCAATTTCGTGCTAAAGATATGCGGCGCAAAGCAGGAATGGACCATGGACGCGTTTATCGACGATGCCGTGGATAAAATGTCAGGGCTCGAAGGCAACATACTCTGCGGGGTCAGCGGGGGGATAGACTCTACAGTGACTGCCCTGCTCATACACAAGGCGGTCGGCGACCGCCTCAAGTGCGTATTTGTCGATAACGGCCTGCTGCGCCACAATGAGGAGGCGGAAGTGGAGAGAATCTTCAAGGAGGAGTTTGGCATGCGGTTTACAGCATTGTATGCAGCAGAGAGATTCCTTGAAAAGCTCAAAGGGATAACAGACCCGGAAGAAAAGAGAAAAGTAGTAGGCGGCGAGTTTGCGGATGTATTCTCTGAATATGCCGAAAAGAACGGGCCGTTCCGGTGGCTTGCCCAGGGGACTCTCTACCCCGATGTGGTGGAGAGCGGCGCCACCGGCGGTCCCGCCGCGGTGATAAAATCGCACCACAATGTGGGCGGCCTGCCGGACCGGCTGGGACTCGAGATCCTCGAGCCACTCAGGGAGCTGTACAAGGACGAGGTAAGAAAGATAGCAGCAAGATTAGGCGTGCCGCCGGGGCTCGTCTCGAGGCACCCGTTTCCGGGGCCCGGCCTGGCAGTACGTATAATGGGCGAGGTGACGCCAAGAAAGCTCGGCATAGCAAAGGCCGCAAGCAAGATAGTCGAAGAAGAGCTTGAAGCAGCAGGGCTGTACGATACAGTATGGCAGGCCTATGCGGCAGTGGGGGACGACCGGGCGGTGGGCGTAGTCGGAGACGAAAGAAGGCACGGCAGCATAGTGACCATACGGGTAGTAGAATCACTTGATGCAATGACGGCAGACTGGTCCAGACTCCCGCACGGACTGCTCGAAAAGATGAGCAACAGGATAACAAACGAGATAGAGGAGGTCACGTGGGTCACATATGCAATATCAAGCAAGCCGCCAGCTACAATCGAGCCGCAATAG
- a CDS encoding uncharacterized Rossmann fold enzyme (COG1634), whose product MIRGWAARYRGILAEFGYSAAQDRLSAKELDGIIGRPVPLGRIAGILRGKTVLVVGAGPSLHRALKVIPGLDLPIIASDGALRGLLDEGIMPDIITTDLDGDTKSLLRAGRSRIMIVHAHGDNIERLPMVRSFGNVLGTTQGRELGRLYNFGGFTDGDRAVFLAEALGARKIVLAGMDLGSRIGSLSDTRPADRATKIKKLKRARVLLEWLAGWSRATLYTTSGYIRGFERVRLPGLAP is encoded by the coding sequence ATGATCAGGGGCTGGGCCGCCCGGTACAGGGGGATATTGGCAGAGTTTGGTTATAGTGCCGCACAGGACAGGCTCTCAGCAAAAGAGCTCGACGGGATAATAGGCAGGCCTGTCCCCCTGGGCAGGATTGCCGGCATCCTCCGGGGAAAGACAGTCCTGGTAGTCGGCGCGGGCCCCTCCCTCCATAGAGCCCTCAAGGTCATCCCCGGCCTTGACTTGCCCATCATAGCATCAGACGGGGCCCTGCGGGGCCTGCTAGATGAGGGCATAATGCCTGATATCATAACTACCGACCTTGATGGCGATACAAAATCTCTCCTCAGGGCAGGAAGAAGCCGCATAATGATAGTGCACGCGCACGGAGACAACATAGAGAGGCTCCCAATGGTTCGCTCCTTTGGGAATGTCCTTGGGACCACCCAGGGCAGGGAGCTTGGCAGGCTGTATAATTTCGGAGGATTCACGGACGGGGACCGGGCCGTATTTCTCGCAGAGGCGCTCGGCGCCCGAAAAATCGTCCTCGCAGGCATGGACCTGGGCAGCAGGATAGGCTCGCTATCAGATACAAGGCCTGCTGACAGGGCGACAAAGATCAAAAAGCTCAAGAGAGCCAGGGTACTCCTCGAGTGGCTTGCCGGCTGGTCTCGCGCTACTCTATACACCACATCGGGGTACATACGCGGCTTTGAGAGGGTCCGGCTACCGGGGCTGGCCCCGTAG
- a CDS encoding dihydropteroate synthase (COG0294), with product MGVINASPESFHPGSVKSTPRAAAAAAMAMEEEGADIIDVGGMSTAPYLGTMVSEGIELKRVDSTVRAVRGATDLPISVDTCRASVARRAMELGAEIINDVTGLNHDPDMAGVIDRYAPSLILCAYANKARTGSITETRDILQNSIRLARAAGADPGGIAVDPAIGFFRPSGRGRLFSRTKADWAVRDLCILRDLGQLGRRHPVVVSVSAKSFIGEVLGIGDPRDRMPGSLACEVLAVINGADVIRTHNVQETRRAVGAAAMAPHKAYNTSNGLF from the coding sequence ATGGGAGTGATCAATGCGAGTCCTGAATCGTTCCACCCCGGATCCGTAAAGAGCACGCCCCGGGCGGCGGCAGCTGCGGCCATGGCCATGGAAGAAGAGGGCGCGGATATAATAGACGTGGGGGGCATGTCGACTGCCCCGTACCTTGGAACGATGGTATCAGAAGGCATAGAATTGAAAAGGGTGGACAGCACGGTGCGGGCCGTCCGGGGGGCGACCGACCTGCCCATCTCGGTCGATACGTGCAGGGCCAGTGTAGCCCGCCGGGCTATGGAACTTGGCGCCGAGATCATAAATGATGTGACTGGCCTGAACCATGACCCCGATATGGCCGGGGTGATTGATAGGTACGCGCCGTCGTTGATACTGTGCGCGTATGCGAACAAGGCAAGGACGGGCTCGATAACCGAGACCCGGGATATACTACAGAACAGCATAAGGCTGGCGCGCGCAGCAGGCGCTGACCCCGGGGGGATAGCGGTGGATCCCGCCATAGGCTTTTTCAGGCCGTCCGGCAGGGGGCGGCTGTTCTCTAGGACGAAAGCGGACTGGGCGGTGCGCGATCTCTGCATACTGCGGGACCTTGGACAGCTGGGCCGGCGGCATCCCGTGGTGGTATCCGTATCGGCAAAGTCGTTCATAGGGGAGGTCCTGGGGATTGGGGATCCGCGGGACAGGATGCCGGGATCTCTTGCGTGCGAGGTACTCGCGGTAATAAACGGGGCAGACGTGATCAGGACGCACAATGTCCAAGAGACCCGCAGGGCGGTGGGGGCGGCAGCCATGGCCCCGCATAAAGCTTATAACACTTCCAACGGCTTATTCTAG